A single Sporomusaceae bacterium DNA region contains:
- the nirJ2 gene encoding putative heme d1 biosynthesis radical SAM protein NirJ2, whose protein sequence is MIISWNTTRACNLSCVHCYRDAGAAESGELTTAEGKKLLAEIARAGFKIMVFSGGEPLIRPDIYELIAYARKLGLRPVLGTNGILITPETAARLKEAGAACAGISLDSRDKAKHDWFRGYEGAWEETMKGIAACREVGLPFQIHTTVMNWNEEEVTAITDLAVELGAVAHHIFFLVPTGRGKDIEETTLKTRQYEALLERILAKQAEVPIELKPTCAPQFMRIARQKGIPMRFTKGCLAGTTYCVILPNGDVHPCPYLPLKAGNVREAPFDAIWRDSALFGELRHQPLKGGCGRCGYGDICGGCRARAYYYSDGDYLAEEPWCVCGR, encoded by the coding sequence ATGATTATATCCTGGAATACGACCCGGGCCTGCAACCTCAGCTGCGTGCACTGCTACCGCGACGCCGGCGCCGCCGAAAGCGGCGAGCTGACGACAGCCGAAGGCAAGAAGCTGCTGGCGGAGATCGCCCGCGCCGGTTTCAAAATCATGGTTTTCAGCGGCGGCGAGCCGCTCATCCGCCCCGACATTTACGAACTCATCGCCTACGCCAGGAAACTCGGCCTCAGGCCGGTGCTCGGCACCAACGGCATCCTCATTACCCCGGAGACAGCCGCCAGATTAAAGGAAGCGGGAGCGGCGTGCGCCGGCATAAGTCTCGACAGCCGCGACAAGGCGAAGCACGACTGGTTCCGCGGGTACGAAGGGGCGTGGGAAGAGACGATGAAGGGCATCGCCGCCTGCCGTGAAGTCGGTCTGCCGTTCCAGATCCATACCACCGTAATGAACTGGAACGAGGAGGAAGTTACGGCGATAACCGATCTGGCGGTGGAGCTGGGGGCGGTGGCGCACCACATCTTTTTCCTCGTGCCTACCGGCCGGGGAAAAGATATCGAGGAAACAACCCTCAAAACCCGGCAGTACGAAGCCCTGCTGGAAAGGATTCTCGCCAAGCAGGCCGAGGTGCCCATCGAGCTCAAGCCCACCTGCGCCCCCCAGTTCATGCGCATCGCCAGGCAAAAAGGCATCCCGATGCGCTTCACGAAGGGCTGCCTCGCAGGCACCACTTACTGTGTGATCCTCCCCAACGGCGACGTGCATCCCTGCCCGTACCTGCCGCTGAAGGCCGGCAACGTTCGCGAGGCGCCCTTCGACGCTATCTGGCGGGACAGCGCCCTCTTTGGCGAGCTGCGCCATCAGCCCCTCAAGGGCGGCTGCGGACGCTGCGGCTACGGCGATATCTGCGGCGGCTGCCGGGCCAGGGCCTATTATTATTCGGACGGCGACTACCTGGCCGAGGAGCCGTGGTGTGTCTGCGGGCGTTGA